A single window of Zea mays cultivar B73 chromosome 10, Zm-B73-REFERENCE-NAM-5.0, whole genome shotgun sequence DNA harbors:
- the LOC100285678 gene encoding Mitochondrial pyruvate carrier 4 (The RefSeq protein has 1 substitution compared to this genomic sequence), with protein sequence MAATKLQAFWNHPAGPKTIHFWAPTFKWGITIANIADFAKPPEKISYPQQVAVACTGIIWSRYSLVITPKNWNLFSVNVAMAGTGLYQLSRKIRQDYLSGEKDAAPQLQE encoded by the exons ATGGCTGCTACAAAGCTTCAGGCCTTTTGGAACCACCCTGCTGGCCCCAAAACCA TTCATTTCTGGGCGCCAACATTCAAATGGGGTATCAGCATTGCCAACATAGCCGACTTTGCAAAGCCGCCTGAAAAGATATCTTACCCTCAGCAAGTTG CTGTTGCATGCACTGGAATCATTTGGTCAAGGTACAGCTTGGTTATCACACCG AAAAACTGGAACCTTTTCAGTGTTAACGTTGCAATGGCGGGTACAGGCCTGTATCAGCTTTCACGGAAGATTAG GCAAGATTACTTGTCTGGTGAGAAGGATGCTGCTCCACAACTGCAAGAATAG
- the LOC100285678 gene encoding mitochondrial pyruvate carrier 4 isoform X1 — MAATKLQAFWNHPAGPKTIHFWAPTFKWGISIANIADFAKPPEKISYPQQVAVACTGIIWSRYSLVITPKNWNLFSVNVAMAGTGLYQLSRKIRQDYLSGEKDAAPQLQE; from the exons ATGGCTGCTACAAAGCTTCAGGCCTTTTGGAACCACCCTGCTGGCCCCAAAACCA TTCATTTCTGGGCGCCAACATTCAAATGGGGTATCAGCATTGCCAACATAGCCGACTTTGCAAAGCCGCCTGAAAAGATATCTTACCCTCAGCAAGTTG CTGTTGCATGCACTGGAATCATTTGGTCAAGGTACAGCTTGGTTATCACACCG AAAAACTGGAACCTTTTCAGTGTTAACGTTGCAATGGCGGGTACAGGCCTGTATCAGCTTTCACGGAAGATTAG GCAAGATTACTTGTCTGGTGAGAAGGATGCTGCTCCACAACTGCAAGAATAG